Sequence from the bacterium genome:
CTACATTCGGTCAGATGGAAAGGCAGGAGGAGAATGCCCGCTGCCAAACTCTGTTAACCTACTGTGTCCATGATGGTTGGGAAGTTCTGCGGCTCCCAGCCCGAAGACCACTAAGCCTTCGGAGCTCTATGAGATCGGCCCTTTTTAACCTCGCAGCGTTGGCCTTGTTGGCGGCCTTCGTTTTCGGCGGCTGCGCCAGCGTCTCGACCACCAACCGCACATCTTCCGGAACCAGCCGCGCTCACCGCGCAGCCCTCGACTTCAGCAAGCTGACCGAGCGGGAGAAATGGAATCTGGCCCGTGAGAACTTCACTCTGGCTCAGCGTGAAGAAGCCCGCAAAAGCAACGAAGCTGCCGTTCGCTACTATGAGACGGTGCTTGAGCTTCTCGGCAGCCTCGACATGGCTTCGATTGAGATTCCCACACAGCGCGTACTCTCATTTCAGCGCAAGGTGCTGAAGAGTTACGACCATTTTCTGGCGTCACTCGACAAACTTCCCGCTTCGGCCGGTGCGGAAGCGGTGCTGGAAGCCAGCACCATCGGCGAAGGCTCGCCGAACGAAGACTTATTTAAGGGAACGGGGGCCGACCGCGATCAGACTCCGGTGGAAATCAGGCCCAATGCTCCGCCCCTCCCCGGTGTCCCATTGGGGACGAACAATCAGGTGGCCGGCCAAATCAACTTCTTCATGAACAAGGGCCGGAACGTGATGCTGAAGTGGATGGAACGATCAGCCCGTTTCTTCCCTCGGTTGAGACCCATTTTACGGGAAGAAGGGATCCCCGACGAAGTCATGTTTCTGGCCATGATCGAATCGGGACTCAATCCCCGGGCTTATTCCTACGCTCACGCGGCCGGCGTCTGGCAATTCATTCCATCCACGGGGAGAATCTACGGTCTGGAAGTCAATTCCGTCTATGACGAGCGACTCCACGTCGAGGCGTCCACCCGCGCGGCGTGCCGCTACCTCAGAAAGCTGTATGAACAGTTCGGGGACTGGTATTTGGCGTTTGCGGCGTATAATTGCGGAGAGCTGCGGGTCGAACGCGAAGTGAAGCGCAGCGGAACCCGCGACTACTGGAAACTGCATCGTCTGCCCCGCCAGACCCGGGGATACGTTCCGGCCTACTTGGCCGCGCGGACGATTTACGAGAATCCCGCGCGCTACGGTTTTCCTCCTCTGCCCGCCGAAGAGCCGTTTGAATGCGAACGCGTGTGGATTGACGGCGCGTATAAGCTGGAACACGTCGCCGACGCGGCCGGCCATGATGCGCAAGCCGTGAAAGACTTGAATCCTGAGTATCTGCGAGGGGTGACGCGCCGGGACGCATCGAACATGGTGCGTTTGCCCCGCCCCGCAAGCGGCGATTTCGATACGCGCTTGGCCAAGATGCCGGAGACGGTCGTCAAGCCCACCACCGTCCACCACGTGCGTAAGGGTGAGACCTTAGGCCGGATCGCCCAGCGCTATGGTACTTCGGTTTCGGCGATCCGATCTCAACCGGAGAATCGAGGGATCAAACCCAATCGCCTGCGCATCGGCCAGAGGATCGTGGTGCCCGTTCCTGACATCGCCTCAAGTTCGCCGAAGCCCTCCCCGTCGTCCGCCAAGCAGGTCGTGAACAAGACGGCGTCGTCCGACACCAACCATGAAATTATCTATACCGTCCATCGCGGTGAAACGCTCGGGAAAATCGCCGGGCAGATTGGCGTCTCGGTGGATGAGATCTGCCGCCAGAACAGCATTCGCGACGCGGATGAAATACAGCCGGGACAGAAACTGCGGATCCGCGTGGCCGGGGATGAGCCGGTGGCAAAGGCCGAGCGGTCAACGCGAGTCCACACCGTTCAGCCGGGAGATACGGTGTGGTCTATCGCCCAGACTTACGGACAGGATTATCAAAAAATCCTTTCGTGGAATCGCCTGCACAGACGGAGCACAATTTATCCCGGTCAGCAACTTATCGTTGATAAAGATTAAAGGGCCTGCCGGGTGGGCTGATGAATGGCGCACGCGACGGGTAAAATCGGGGCTGGAGGCACGGGCATAGCGACGGTTCTCACAGACCTATTCTGGAGGAACCATCATGACCAAGCATGATCTGGTGGATCGGCTGTCGGACGGTGTCGGGCTGCCCAAGCCCGAGATCCAGGCGGTGGTGGATGGATTTCTCGCCCTGGTGATGGACGCGGTGTCCAGCGGCGAGCGGGTTGAACTGCGACGATTCGGAGTGTGGAAACCCGTCAACCGTAAAGGACGTCATCTGCGGACGCCCGACGGAGCGCACGAGATTGACCTTCCCGATCGGCCCACGGCCGTTTTCATTCCGGCCGCGGAATTCCGCTCGCGGATGAGCACTCTGACTTTGGATTCGCCCGATTGACCCGGAACGGCATGATCCTGCGGGCGGAGCGGATCGCCGCGCGTAGCCACGATTCGGATGGCTTGCCAAAGGAATACGTTCGCGCCGCGGTTCCGATCTCCCGAAAAAGAAATCACAAGCTCATTCTGTTACAATAAATCGAACCGAAGTTCGCGCTCACTATCGAGCGTGAACGATGAAAGGAGAACTGCCTTTGCCCTGTGGAAGAAAGCGCAAGCGGCACAAAATGGCCACCCACAAGCGAAAGAAGCGCTTGCGCAAGAATCGTCACAAGAAGAAACTTCGCTGATTCTGCGGTACCAGGTAACGCCACCTTTACCGGGGAATGGCGCCGTGGTTGCCGGAATGGGCCTTGTTTCGATGAGGCCCTT
This genomic interval carries:
- a CDS encoding LysM peptidoglycan-binding domain-containing protein; translated protein: MRSALFNLAALALLAAFVFGGCASVSTTNRTSSGTSRAHRAALDFSKLTEREKWNLARENFTLAQREEARKSNEAAVRYYETVLELLGSLDMASIEIPTQRVLSFQRKVLKSYDHFLASLDKLPASAGAEAVLEASTIGEGSPNEDLFKGTGADRDQTPVEIRPNAPPLPGVPLGTNNQVAGQINFFMNKGRNVMLKWMERSARFFPRLRPILREEGIPDEVMFLAMIESGLNPRAYSYAHAAGVWQFIPSTGRIYGLEVNSVYDERLHVEASTRAACRYLRKLYEQFGDWYLAFAAYNCGELRVEREVKRSGTRDYWKLHRLPRQTRGYVPAYLAARTIYENPARYGFPPLPAEEPFECERVWIDGAYKLEHVADAAGHDAQAVKDLNPEYLRGVTRRDASNMVRLPRPASGDFDTRLAKMPETVVKPTTVHHVRKGETLGRIAQRYGTSVSAIRSQPENRGIKPNRLRIGQRIVVPVPDIASSSPKPSPSSAKQVVNKTASSDTNHEIIYTVHRGETLGKIAGQIGVSVDEICRQNSIRDADEIQPGQKLRIRVAGDEPVAKAERSTRVHTVQPGDTVWSIAQTYGQDYQKILSWNRLHRRSTIYPGQQLIVDKD
- a CDS encoding HU family DNA-binding protein translates to MTKHDLVDRLSDGVGLPKPEIQAVVDGFLALVMDAVSSGERVELRRFGVWKPVNRKGRHLRTPDGAHEIDLPDRPTAVFIPAAEFRSRMSTLTLDSPD